One Algibacter sp. L3A6 genomic region harbors:
- a CDS encoding glycoside hydrolase family protein, whose amino-acid sequence MKLQHITLLTLLLLIFSCNTQAQKMKIEYVGNAAAQKDMHVWGSSPVQDKNGKTHLFAAQWSTASQPGNFSGWFKDCEIGHYVGDSPEGPFEYVGIAVPDKDGLFNSPHNPTVSNIDGQYQLCFIVNENNDLKTQRIVMYVADDLNDTWRPAKGAEADGTILRQTKKPEVWNYTARLGVSNPSLIKYNGKYFLYHKSVVRKEPKGYVYSYGVVVADHVEGPYIHQPTRVTEEKMPLEDAYAFTMKDSVYMISRDFRASLGNSGGGLLWKSGDGFSFPAERTERAYEDLQHYVGEEYLKDAVSYRGKKDGHLERAQILFIDDKPAYLYLATGVQVKPGYGSSSHVFKINFE is encoded by the coding sequence ATGAAATTACAACACATCACATTATTAACATTATTGCTTTTAATATTTAGCTGTAACACCCAGGCTCAAAAAATGAAAATAGAGTATGTTGGCAATGCTGCAGCACAAAAAGATATGCATGTTTGGGGATCTTCTCCAGTACAAGATAAAAATGGTAAAACACATTTATTTGCTGCGCAATGGTCTACCGCTTCGCAACCCGGTAATTTTAGCGGTTGGTTTAAAGATTGCGAAATTGGACATTACGTGGGCGATAGTCCAGAAGGTCCTTTTGAATATGTAGGTATTGCTGTGCCAGACAAAGATGGTTTGTTTAATTCGCCACACAATCCAACGGTTAGTAATATTGACGGGCAATATCAGCTTTGTTTTATTGTTAACGAAAACAACGATTTAAAAACACAACGTATTGTGATGTATGTTGCCGATGATTTAAATGATACTTGGCGACCAGCAAAAGGAGCAGAAGCCGATGGTACTATTTTACGCCAAACTAAAAAACCCGAAGTGTGGAATTACACAGCAAGGTTAGGAGTTTCTAATCCATCATTAATAAAATACAATGGCAAGTATTTTTTATATCACAAATCTGTAGTTAGAAAAGAGCCTAAAGGCTATGTATACTCTTATGGTGTTGTGGTTGCAGATCATGTTGAAGGTCCATATATACATCAACCAACAAGAGTAACCGAAGAAAAAATGCCGCTTGAAGATGCTTATGCGTTTACAATGAAAGATTCTGTATACATGATTAGTCGTGATTTTAGAGCATCTTTAGGAAATAGCGGAGGTGGTTTATTATGGAAGTCGGGCGATGGTTTTTCTTTTCCTGCAGAAAGAACAGAACGAGCTTATGAAGATTTACAACACTATGTAGGAGAAGAATATCTAAAAGATGCCGTTTCATACCGAGGTAAAAAAGACGGTCATTTAGAGCGTGCACAAATCCTTTTTATAGACGATAAACCAGCCTATTTATATTTGGCAACAGGAGTTCAGGTAAAGCCAGGTTATGGTAGTAGTTCTCATGTTTTTAAAATAAATTTTGAGTAA
- a CDS encoding family 43 glycosylhydrolase, which translates to MKKIFIIIVLFFLGMGTVFSQSNFKSVTASYSPIEALGFEEGIKRGDPSDVIKVGALYYVWYWKVGDHVRWATWYATSPDGFVWTEKGEVLPPGKDGSWDDEGCFTPGILVANNKYYLFYSGVNNPYRTKDLEKSKTRIGIAVSNSPDGSWAKLSTNPIMVPSDDITEFDSHRIDDASLIVRDGKYWLYYKGRQWGKSPRETKMGVAIADNPEGPYVKYENNPVVKGGHEVLVWPQGKGVATLIGKEGPEDVRKSIMYAEDGFNFKKTHDFTNKNVPLAPGAYRPEAFTDNGKGKLIEWGVQRVINKKEQFLERFDLKEIFESSGIINETK; encoded by the coding sequence ATGAAAAAAATTTTTATAATTATAGTGTTGTTCTTTTTAGGAATGGGTACTGTTTTTTCTCAGTCGAACTTTAAATCGGTAACAGCATCATATTCTCCAATTGAAGCATTAGGTTTTGAAGAGGGTATAAAACGAGGCGACCCGAGTGATGTTATAAAAGTAGGGGCTTTGTATTATGTTTGGTATTGGAAGGTAGGAGATCATGTTAGATGGGCAACATGGTATGCAACCTCACCAGATGGATTTGTTTGGACAGAAAAAGGAGAAGTTTTACCTCCGGGAAAAGATGGTAGTTGGGATGATGAAGGTTGTTTTACACCTGGTATTTTAGTTGCTAACAATAAATATTATCTTTTTTATTCGGGAGTTAATAATCCGTATAGAACTAAGGATCTTGAAAAGTCGAAAACAAGAATAGGCATAGCTGTTTCAAATTCTCCTGATGGTTCTTGGGCAAAACTCTCAACTAATCCTATAATGGTTCCAAGTGATGATATCACTGAGTTTGATAGTCACAGAATTGATGATGCTAGTTTAATTGTTCGTGACGGAAAATACTGGTTGTATTACAAAGGGCGCCAATGGGGTAAATCGCCACGTGAAACCAAAATGGGTGTTGCTATAGCCGATAACCCTGAAGGACCGTATGTGAAATACGAAAATAATCCTGTTGTAAAAGGTGGTCATGAAGTCTTAGTTTGGCCTCAAGGCAAAGGTGTTGCCACGCTTATAGGAAAAGAAGGACCAGAGGATGTTCGCAAATCCATTATGTATGCCGAAGATGGATTTAATTTTAAAAAGACACACGATTTTACAAATAAAAATGTACCACTTGCTCCTGGAGCATATCGTCCTGAGGCGTTTACTGATAACGGTAAGGGGAAGTTGATAGAATGGGGCGTACAGAGAGTTATTAATAAAAAGGAACAGTTTCTTGAAAGATTCGATTTAAAGGAGATTTTTGAAAGCAGTGGTATTATAAATGAAACAAAATAA
- a CDS encoding sialate O-acetylesterase has translation MKNQPFYLLLCAFTLLSMSLFAQKIRITEAPEDYQLYARDSSNTVEVFISGNIKGTPDFKEFSLKVFKDNLLYNTQRDSLVDKKFSVSTKINSGLHEYRFEFYIKKNNTDSLYFSADHIVCGDAYIITGQSNSHASSSLSTYSNPYCRSFGVKTGYETYNDDDRKVRWGMATGNLEGLDGVGGWFKKNPFGVGAWGMELMRLIVEKHQVPVCIINGGSGSSSIEKNMLYPEQPSLETSFGRLAYRVDQAGLKDKIKAVFWHQGESNSVSTESYQAYAANFDVLLNDWKRVYTSLEKVYLFQIHPGCGRNPESYLSEMREVQNKIDEKYEMVNIMSTLGVTGHDGCHFSYDGYLEFAKRIYPLVARDYYNEKFDFIITPPKLLSANYKGSKKIILNFDQSILLEEKREVNGVVHYLKDQFFASEDSNLEQTPLEVKKVEVKEHSLILTLKKASNYKFITYLPSKFYVGTSDIYNGPWLSGSENNIGALSFDRRPITQLKD, from the coding sequence ATGAAAAACCAACCATTCTATTTATTACTATGCGCTTTTACATTGTTATCAATGAGTTTATTTGCGCAAAAAATAAGAATTACAGAAGCTCCCGAAGATTATCAATTATATGCTCGCGATAGCAGTAATACCGTGGAGGTTTTTATCTCTGGTAATATAAAGGGAACTCCAGATTTTAAAGAGTTTTCATTAAAAGTATTTAAAGATAATTTGCTTTATAATACACAAAGGGATAGTCTAGTTGATAAGAAGTTTTCAGTTTCAACTAAAATAAATTCAGGCTTACACGAGTATCGATTTGAGTTTTATATCAAAAAGAATAACACCGATAGCCTATATTTTTCAGCCGATCATATAGTTTGTGGTGATGCTTATATTATAACGGGGCAATCTAATTCTCATGCAAGTAGTAGCTTGTCGACTTACAGTAATCCGTATTGCAGAAGTTTTGGTGTTAAAACAGGTTACGAAACTTACAACGACGACGATAGAAAAGTACGTTGGGGTATGGCAACAGGAAATTTAGAAGGTCTTGATGGTGTTGGTGGATGGTTTAAAAAGAATCCATTTGGCGTTGGTGCTTGGGGTATGGAATTAATGCGGTTAATTGTTGAAAAACATCAGGTGCCTGTTTGTATTATTAACGGTGGTAGCGGTTCTTCGTCCATAGAAAAAAACATGTTATATCCAGAGCAACCATCTTTAGAAACTAGCTTTGGGCGTTTAGCATATCGTGTCGATCAAGCAGGATTAAAAGATAAAATTAAAGCCGTTTTTTGGCACCAAGGCGAGTCTAATTCGGTAAGCACAGAAAGTTATCAGGCGTATGCAGCTAATTTCGATGTGCTTTTGAATGATTGGAAACGTGTTTATACAAGTTTAGAAAAAGTTTATTTATTTCAAATTCATCCAGGTTGTGGTCGTAATCCAGAGAGTTATCTTTCTGAAATGCGAGAAGTTCAAAACAAAATAGATGAAAAGTACGAGATGGTAAATATTATGTCCACATTAGGTGTTACAGGTCATGATGGTTGTCACTTTTCTTACGATGGTTATTTAGAATTTGCCAAACGTATTTATCCTTTAGTGGCGCGGGATTATTATAACGAAAAATTCGATTTCATTATAACACCTCCAAAATTATTAAGTGCGAATTACAAAGGTTCCAAAAAGATTATACTAAACTTCGATCAGTCTATACTTCTAGAAGAAAAGCGTGAAGTAAATGGTGTGGTTCATTATTTAAAAGATCAGTTTTTTGCTTCGGAAGATTCAAATTTAGAACAAACGCCTCTTGAAGTTAAAAAAGTGGAAGTTAAAGAGCATTCACTTATTCTTACATTAAAAAAAGCGTCTAACTATAAATTTATAACCTATTTACCAAGTAAGTTTTACGTTGGTACTAGCGATATTTATAATGGTCCGTGGCTATCTGGAAGTGAAAATAATATTGGTGCTTTAAGTTTTGATAGAAGGCCAATTACTCAACTTAAAGATTAA
- a CDS encoding glycoside hydrolase family 97 protein → MKQVSLAFSTLLFIAFFNACSVKPNLNVSSPDKKVELTFENNEEGLTYQLNRNNEVLVGVSSISILPNIPVKILNTEINSVDTKWNPVWGQFSEVRDFYNEIVIHIEINGKTGKLLSRVYNDGVGFRFELDDVTAEDQLDFYAEYNLETNDEFYYTAGEHPPVGPVSVSSFSNSKGKPSKMLIPVVVEKSNKNHLSFLESDLYSSKGFSTMTVNFNKESGTLVSSSKPKYISEKVVTPWKVILFGDSAGDLVTSTVTVNLAAPCEIENTDWIKPGKTMWDWRVHGYTAPDGFVYGINTESYKRFIDFADKKGIEYFLIDASWYKRATKGHFELTPELDLEAVIAYAEDKDVELILYYDRKFGEYGDKELFPYFQSLGMHGIKYGFMGNNVQFSRDAISQSAASELLIDFHDSPVPFTGVRRTFPNAITREYCHAQQDSRKAFTPETFIKMALVNAIQGPLDMNNGNFDITGINAGKRQKGPKKLNSYLSTVVSEVARTLVVFSGLVCIPDAPEAYEAKADLFEFIQKMPVGKWDESRILNSKMGEYITTARRSKNDWFIGSVMNQKGGVLDIDLNFLEEGKTYEVTFYEDTAETDCKTNPEAYQIRKAKVKKGDVIKANMAPGGGHCMWIKSE, encoded by the coding sequence ATGAAACAAGTTTCTCTAGCGTTTTCAACGCTTCTGTTTATTGCATTTTTCAATGCTTGCAGCGTTAAACCAAATTTAAATGTAAGCTCTCCCGATAAAAAGGTAGAGTTAACTTTTGAGAATAATGAGGAAGGTTTAACATATCAATTAAACCGGAATAATGAGGTCTTGGTAGGTGTGTCTAGTATTTCGATACTGCCTAACATTCCTGTGAAAATATTAAATACAGAAATTAACTCAGTAGATACCAAATGGAATCCGGTTTGGGGACAGTTTAGTGAAGTTAGAGATTTTTATAATGAAATTGTAATTCATATTGAAATCAATGGAAAAACAGGAAAATTACTCTCTCGTGTTTATAACGACGGTGTTGGTTTTAGGTTTGAACTGGATGATGTTACCGCAGAAGATCAATTAGATTTTTATGCTGAATATAATTTAGAAACAAATGATGAATTCTATTATACAGCTGGAGAACATCCTCCTGTAGGGCCTGTTTCTGTAAGTAGTTTTTCTAATTCTAAAGGGAAGCCTTCTAAAATGCTAATTCCCGTTGTTGTCGAAAAATCGAATAAAAATCATCTGTCTTTTTTAGAATCCGATCTGTATTCATCTAAAGGTTTTAGTACCATGACGGTGAATTTTAATAAAGAATCCGGAACGTTAGTATCGAGTAGTAAACCAAAATATATAAGCGAAAAAGTGGTTACGCCATGGAAAGTTATTTTGTTTGGAGACTCGGCTGGCGATTTAGTAACCAGTACCGTTACTGTAAATTTGGCGGCACCTTGCGAAATAGAAAATACCGATTGGATTAAACCAGGGAAAACCATGTGGGATTGGCGTGTGCATGGCTATACGGCGCCCGATGGTTTTGTGTATGGTATTAATACAGAAAGCTATAAACGTTTTATCGATTTTGCAGATAAAAAAGGGATTGAGTATTTTTTAATTGACGCATCTTGGTATAAACGTGCTACTAAAGGGCATTTTGAGTTAACTCCTGAGTTAGATTTAGAAGCTGTTATAGCTTACGCTGAAGATAAAGATGTTGAACTTATATTGTATTACGATCGTAAATTTGGAGAATATGGAGATAAGGAGTTGTTTCCTTATTTTCAATCTTTAGGTATGCATGGAATTAAATATGGTTTTATGGGGAATAATGTTCAGTTTTCTCGCGATGCTATTAGTCAAAGTGCCGCTAGTGAATTACTAATCGATTTTCATGATAGTCCGGTACCGTTTACGGGTGTGAGGCGTACATTTCCCAACGCTATTACGCGCGAGTATTGCCATGCACAACAAGATTCTCGTAAAGCTTTTACTCCCGAAACCTTTATTAAAATGGCTTTAGTTAATGCTATACAAGGGCCTTTGGATATGAATAACGGTAATTTTGATATCACCGGAATTAACGCCGGAAAACGACAAAAAGGACCAAAGAAATTAAACTCTTATTTATCTACAGTGGTGTCTGAGGTGGCTAGAACTCTAGTTGTTTTTAGTGGCTTAGTTTGTATTCCCGATGCTCCAGAAGCTTATGAGGCTAAAGCCGATTTATTCGAGTTTATTCAAAAAATGCCTGTTGGTAAATGGGATGAATCTCGAATTCTGAATTCTAAAATGGGCGAATATATTACTACAGCACGCCGCTCAAAAAACGATTGGTTTATTGGTAGTGTTATGAATCAAAAAGGAGGTGTTTTGGATATTGACTTAAATTTTCTTGAAGAAGGAAAAACCTATGAGGTTACATTTTACGAGGATACAGCCGAAACCGATTGTAAAACAAACCCAGAAGCTTACCAAATAAGAAAGGCTAAAGTGAAAAAAGGAGATGTTATTAAAGCTAATATGGCTCCAGGTGGTGGACATTGTATGTGGATAAAATCAGAATAA
- a CDS encoding sulfatase family protein: MIKTSSILLVLMSVSCLVFSSFSDETKQQNKINSDTELIKPKKPNIIYILADDLGYGDLKCFNPNGKIPTPNLNSMANNGVMFTDAHTSSAVCTPTRYGILTGRYNWRSRLKSGVLGGYSKSLIKEDRVTVATMLQTQGYSTAYIGKWHMGWDWSFVNEETEATLSKLHSTPEVDFSAPIKNGPSTHGFDYSFGFCGSLDMAPYVFVENDIPTMVPTKTTISVDEKGVWRKGPTSDDFVHANILQDLTDRAVNYIEEKSTEKDPFFLYFPLPAPHTPILPTTEFLGRSNTNMYGDFVMQVDDVVRQIRETLKKQGISENTLIVFTSDNGCSPKADFEELAKVKHDPSYVFRGMKADIYEGGHHVPLIVEWPSKGLKNSKTDRTISTIDFFATCAEVSGYNIKDTEAEDSYSMLPLIVGANQDDIREYTVYHSINGSFAIKQGDWKLCLTNGSAGWSYPRPNEIKSQKLDLPEMQLFNLKNDIEETKNVIAEHPEKATELKAALKKIILDGRSTVGEKQQNEGMEGWKQIESIIN; the protein is encoded by the coding sequence ATGATAAAAACCTCAAGCATACTCTTAGTTTTAATGTCTGTATCATGTCTTGTTTTTTCAAGTTTTTCAGATGAAACAAAACAGCAGAATAAAATAAATTCTGATACGGAGTTAATTAAACCTAAAAAACCTAACATCATCTATATTTTAGCAGACGATTTGGGTTATGGTGATTTAAAATGTTTTAATCCTAACGGAAAAATACCAACGCCAAACCTTAATAGTATGGCTAATAATGGTGTTATGTTTACAGATGCGCACACTTCGTCTGCCGTTTGTACGCCAACACGATACGGTATTCTTACGGGGCGTTACAATTGGAGAAGCCGTTTAAAAAGTGGTGTGCTTGGTGGGTATTCTAAATCGTTAATTAAAGAAGATCGTGTTACTGTAGCAACCATGTTACAAACGCAAGGTTACAGCACGGCTTATATCGGGAAATGGCACATGGGTTGGGATTGGTCTTTTGTGAATGAAGAAACAGAGGCAACGCTTAGTAAACTACATAGCACTCCAGAAGTAGATTTTTCAGCACCTATTAAAAATGGACCATCAACACATGGTTTCGATTATTCATTTGGGTTTTGCGGATCTTTAGATATGGCGCCTTATGTATTTGTTGAAAATGATATACCAACTATGGTGCCTACAAAAACCACTATTTCGGTAGACGAAAAAGGTGTTTGGAGAAAAGGACCAACGTCCGACGATTTTGTTCACGCTAATATTTTGCAAGATTTAACAGATAGAGCAGTGAATTATATAGAAGAAAAATCGACAGAGAAAGATCCATTTTTCTTGTATTTTCCTTTACCTGCGCCGCATACACCAATTTTGCCAACTACAGAGTTTTTAGGAAGAAGTAATACCAATATGTATGGCGATTTTGTAATGCAGGTTGATGATGTGGTTCGCCAAATACGAGAAACATTAAAGAAACAAGGCATTTCAGAAAACACATTAATTGTTTTTACTAGTGATAATGGATGTTCTCCAAAAGCAGATTTTGAAGAATTGGCAAAAGTAAAACACGACCCGAGTTATGTGTTTAGAGGTATGAAAGCTGATATTTACGAAGGCGGACATCATGTGCCACTTATTGTAGAATGGCCGAGTAAAGGTTTAAAAAACTCTAAAACAGATAGAACTATTTCTACCATCGATTTTTTTGCAACTTGTGCTGAGGTTTCAGGTTATAACATTAAAGATACCGAAGCGGAAGATAGCTATAGTATGCTACCTTTAATTGTAGGAGCTAATCAAGATGATATTAGAGAATATACGGTTTATCATTCTATAAACGGATCGTTTGCTATAAAACAAGGTGATTGGAAATTGTGTTTAACCAACGGTTCTGCTGGGTGGAGTTACCCAAGACCAAACGAAATAAAAAGTCAGAAATTAGATTTACCCGAGATGCAACTTTTCAATTTAAAAAATGATATTGAAGAAACTAAAAACGTAATAGCGGAGCACCCGGAAAAAGCTACCGAGTTAAAAGCTGCGCTTAAAAAAATAATATTGGATGGGAGAAGTACAGTAGGTGAAAAACAGCAAAACGAAGGCATGGAAGGCTGGAAACAAATTGAAAGTATAATTAATTAA
- a CDS encoding T9SS type A sorting domain-containing protein yields the protein MRIKNYSKNIKTLCIALLICCSSFTVFSQTIYTNDMEYVLADVKQVFITNKVLTEAHADNLLTAFTEMKVNGIRIPLFGRDTNGVDLNPNKPMFDYFYTQALAQGFVIFANPAQGGGGARVANNMLNGDVPSVNGVQAATDELIARVLEFSAEYPGCKWLNPFNEDGRATSSTWSVDQIHEIYSTLYNNVNGAELIGPCTWGLPAAIDMFNNTNIEDYITVAASHNLGFNHGQWSTFINLAKAKNLPVWDSEVNHNDAKGNGTRLEKAIENKVDGLVLYNAANAVNLNNGTLTNAVYTWMDLYLKDEAQPVNIAPTGIATQSSTNPSFNKGPELAIDGDTNGNFGGGSVTVTNGEANPWWQVDFGSDKGLGDIKVFNRTDGCCKARMSNFTVSVINSNNETVYSKTYADYPDQYITVETGGVIGQVVRIDLDNGTNALTLAEVEVYASEITLSTVVIDNVEVKIYPNPVSEKLMISTPSAAFQNYTLYNISGQVVLTNEINTKDVEVNVSALSKGLYLLKLDGLNSSKMLKVVKD from the coding sequence ATGAGAATAAAAAATTACTCAAAAAACATTAAAACATTATGCATTGCTTTATTGATTTGCTGTTCCAGTTTTACGGTATTTAGCCAAACTATTTACACCAACGATATGGAGTATGTGTTAGCTGATGTAAAACAAGTTTTTATTACTAATAAAGTGTTGACAGAAGCCCATGCTGATAATTTATTAACAGCATTTACCGAAATGAAAGTAAACGGAATTCGTATTCCGCTTTTTGGTAGAGATACAAATGGGGTAGATCTTAACCCAAATAAACCCATGTTCGATTATTTTTACACACAAGCTTTAGCACAAGGCTTTGTGATTTTTGCAAATCCAGCACAAGGTGGTGGTGGTGCGCGTGTTGCCAATAATATGCTTAATGGCGATGTGCCTTCTGTTAACGGTGTGCAAGCGGCAACCGATGAATTAATAGCAAGAGTTTTAGAGTTCTCAGCAGAATATCCTGGTTGTAAATGGTTAAATCCTTTTAATGAAGATGGACGTGCAACTAGTAGTACTTGGAGCGTGGACCAAATACATGAAATTTATTCAACACTTTATAATAATGTAAATGGCGCAGAACTTATTGGTCCTTGTACTTGGGGGCTTCCTGCGGCTATCGATATGTTTAATAATACCAATATAGAAGATTATATTACGGTGGCTGCATCTCATAATTTAGGCTTTAATCATGGACAATGGTCTACGTTTATCAACTTAGCAAAAGCTAAAAATTTACCAGTTTGGGATTCTGAAGTAAACCATAATGATGCTAAAGGTAATGGAACGCGTTTGGAGAAAGCTATAGAAAATAAAGTAGATGGGTTAGTGTTATATAATGCTGCCAATGCTGTAAACTTAAATAATGGTACTTTAACTAATGCCGTTTATACTTGGATGGATTTATATTTAAAAGATGAGGCACAACCTGTTAATATCGCTCCAACAGGTATCGCTACGCAATCTTCTACCAATCCTTCATTCAATAAAGGGCCCGAATTAGCAATAGATGGTGATACCAATGGAAACTTTGGTGGAGGTTCTGTTACCGTAACAAATGGTGAAGCAAACCCATGGTGGCAAGTCGATTTTGGATCAGATAAGGGTCTTGGAGATATTAAGGTGTTTAATAGAACAGATGGTTGTTGCAAGGCTAGAATGTCCAATTTTACAGTATCTGTTATAAACAGTAATAACGAAACGGTGTATAGTAAAACCTATGCCGATTACCCAGATCAATACATTACAGTAGAAACAGGAGGTGTTATAGGTCAAGTTGTTCGCATAGATTTAGATAACGGAACCAATGCGTTAACATTAGCGGAGGTAGAAGTTTATGCTTCGGAAATTACATTATCAACCGTAGTTATAGATAATGTAGAAGTTAAAATTTATCCAAATCCCGTTTCAGAAAAATTAATGATATCTACACCTAGTGCTGCCTTTCAAAATTACACGCTTTATAACATTAGCGGGCAAGTAGTTTTAACTAACGAAATAAATACTAAAGATGTTGAGGTTAATGTAAGTGCTCTTTCTAAAGGTCTTTATTTATTAAAATTAGATGGCCTTAATAGCTCTAAAATGTTAAAAGTGGTTAAGGATTAA
- a CDS encoding arylsulfatase, translating to MLNKTHAVILVLNLLIFSCKTSETIKPAAKPNIIFIMADDLGYGDIGPYGQTKIKTPNLDELAAQGMVFTDHYAGSTVCMPSRASLLTGYDQGHASVRGNPVWTESGTPVNLKRNEITVATELKKAGYKTAVIGKWGLSEGVNKENMPSEHGFDYFLGYKEHRHAHHYYWDTLYRNSEAFILKDNNFALKQGKYTHDVFVNEALSYVENEKENPFFLYLALTIPHLELTVPEESKKPYQNLGWPERKMNTKGHYKNDEEGNTTYAGMVSRMDRDLGKLFDKLKELGIEDNTIIFFTSDNGPEYEKKDRFFNSNGALKGGKRDLYEGGIRIPFIAKYPERIPAGSTSNHMSAFWDFLPTVCELVGVTPTNKDINGISLVPELLGNSKAQQKHDYLYWEFNEKQGPIQAIRQNDWKLVWKLESSPELYNLSTDIGETKNLALEESEKLNELLALLKIARTEHSEFPLPTRKVALQKRK from the coding sequence ATGCTCAATAAAACACATGCCGTAATTCTTGTTCTCAATTTGTTGATTTTCAGTTGTAAAACTTCAGAAACAATAAAACCGGCAGCAAAGCCGAATATTATTTTTATAATGGCCGACGATTTGGGGTATGGTGATATTGGACCTTATGGGCAAACTAAAATTAAAACACCAAATCTCGATGAGTTAGCAGCTCAAGGTATGGTGTTTACCGATCATTATGCAGGTTCTACAGTTTGCATGCCATCGCGCGCTAGTTTGTTAACGGGTTACGATCAAGGTCATGCTAGTGTTAGAGGGAATCCTGTTTGGACAGAAAGTGGTACTCCTGTAAACCTTAAGCGTAATGAAATAACGGTTGCTACCGAACTCAAAAAAGCGGGGTATAAAACAGCTGTTATTGGTAAGTGGGGACTTTCTGAAGGTGTAAATAAAGAAAATATGCCATCGGAACATGGTTTTGATTATTTTTTAGGATACAAAGAGCATCGCCATGCGCACCATTATTACTGGGATACTCTATATCGTAATAGTGAAGCTTTTATTCTGAAGGATAATAATTTTGCCCTAAAACAAGGTAAATACACACACGATGTTTTTGTGAATGAGGCTTTAAGTTACGTGGAAAATGAAAAGGAAAATCCGTTTTTTCTGTATTTAGCGTTAACCATTCCTCATCTAGAATTAACGGTTCCCGAAGAATCTAAGAAACCTTATCAAAATTTAGGCTGGCCAGAACGTAAAATGAATACAAAAGGGCATTATAAAAATGACGAGGAAGGGAATACAACCTACGCCGGTATGGTGTCTCGTATGGATAGAGATTTAGGGAAGTTGTTTGATAAATTAAAAGAATTAGGAATAGAAGATAATACCATTATTTTCTTTACAAGTGATAACGGACCCGAATATGAAAAAAAGGATCGATTCTTTAATAGTAATGGTGCGTTAAAAGGAGGAAAGCGAGATTTGTATGAAGGCGGTATTCGTATTCCATTTATAGCTAAATATCCAGAGAGAATTCCTGCAGGTTCAACAAGTAATCACATGTCTGCTTTTTGGGATTTCTTACCAACAGTTTGCGAATTAGTAGGTGTTACGCCAACCAATAAAGATATTAACGGAATTTCTCTAGTACCTGAATTATTAGGAAATAGCAAAGCACAACAAAAACACGATTATTTGTATTGGGAGTTTAACGAGAAGCAAGGTCCCATTCAGGCTATTCGTCAAAACGATTGGAAATTGGTTTGGAAACTTGAAAGTAGTCCTGAGTTGTATAATCTTTCAACAGATATAGGTGAAACTAAAAATCTGGCCTTAGAAGAATCGGAGAAATTAAATGAATTGCTTGCGCTTCTAAAAATAGCCAGAACAGAGCATTCAGAATTTCCTTTACCCACTAGAAAAGTAGCACTTCAAAAAAGAAAATAG